The segment GTCAGCAAAGCATTTCATCATCAGTGAAATAGTTAATGAAAAGCACTCCTTCGCCGCAACTATTGAACCCCGCAACAAGGAGTAAAGTTGTCATGAGCGAAGGCCAAGAAAACCTCATAATCGAACTCCGGTCGATAATTGGGCGCCTTGAAGCAGTACTAAGCTCAATAGACGAGGCCCTGCTGTGGACAGATGAAGACGGAAAAGCCAAATGGTGCAATGACAGCTTCGCTAAACTTATAGGACTCAAGCGAATTTTCATCATGGGAAAGTCCGTAACGGATATTTTCCACCTTTGCCTGAGAGGGCAGATGTTACCGAACGAAGCTCATCCTTTGTATCTTGCTTTATCACATAAAAACTCACAACAAGGAGACTTCACTTTCGGCCCTAGCGACATCCCATTATTTATAAAAGTTCAATACCTTGATATGAAAGAATCTCCACCAAGCACTATCATGCTGGTCAGAGATTCTTCGCAGGAAAAAGAACTGGAAGAATTCAGACTTCAAGGAGCGGCACTTGCGGCGGCGGCGGATGCAATTGTCATTCTTGATATTAACGGCCGAGTACATTGGATAAACAAAGCCTTCACCCGAATGACAGGGTATAAATTTGATGAAATTTACGGAAAGACTCTCAGCCTGATCAAATCAGGCATGCAGTCCAAAGATTTCTACCACAATCTATGGGAAACTATACTTTCCGGTTCATCGTGGTCTGGAGAACTCGTTAATCGCCGCAAAAGTGGCGAATTCTACCACGAATATCAAACAGTAACCCCTGTAACTAACTCAAAAGGGAAAGTTACAAATTTTATTGCCATAAAAAATGACATTACCGAAAAAAAACTGGCACAAAAAGCTCTTGAAAATAGAGAAGCCAAACTCTCGGCTCTATTTAACGGAATAATTGATGCCATAGTCACTGCAGATTCCGCAGGCAAAATCGAAACAGTTAATCCTGCTGCGGAAAAAATCTTCGGCTACGATCCGGGCGAACTCACTGGCAAAAATGTTCGAATTTTAGTCCCTCCAGAACTCAGACCTGACCATGACAGCTATATAAAGCGTTACCTAGACACAAGAATTCCACGCATCATAGGTATAGGCCAAGAAAGAGAAGCAGTACGTAAGGATGGTTCACGGTTTCCAATAGAACTTTCAATCACAGAAATTGTTACGGATGACGCAACTATGTTCACAGGCATAGTTCGAGATATTTCTGAACGGAAACGACAAGAAAAAGAGCTTTCTCTTTTAAATGAGAAACTAGAGCAAAGGGTTCAAGAGCGCACGATAGATTTGGAGAACAAGACGCTTGAGCTAATGGAAGAAGTTGCAGAGCGAAAGCGTGCAGAAATGCAAATCAGGCAGAGCAGCGAACTACTACTATCACTCCTTGATGGAATTTCAGCTGCATTCATTATCTTGAATCTGGAAAAAAGAACCATCGTTGAAATTAACGGTGTCGCTGAAAATATGTTCGGCATTTCAAGGAATAAAATTTTAAACAAGAATTGTGATCAAATTTTCAAAGCTCAAGGAAGTTCTCTAGAAACCGTTTGCCCCGACTCAATAGAAGGAGAAACCCTTTCTGAAACTTATATTATCAACGCAACCGGCGCCACTCTTCCTGTTTCACGACATGTACTTCCTATAACAGTAAAAGAAAGACCTCATTTAGCTTTGATACTTTTTGATATAACCGCTCGTAAAAATCTCGAACGCAAACTGGTAAGAGCGCAAAAACTTGAATCCATAGGCAGACTGGCTGCTGGAATTGCACACGAAATCAATACTCCGATCCAGTATATAGGAGATTCAGTACAATTCATTAAGGAAGCATTTGATGATTTTTTAAAATTATCTGAAATTGAGGGGAAAATACTGGATTCATGTAGAGAACTCGAAGGTTTCGAGGAAATCATGAATAAAAGAGATAAGGTTGCCGAAGATGAAGATACTGACTTCATCATGAACGAAATACCGGAAGCGTGCACAAGAGCTCTTGAAGGTGTTGGACGAGTGGCAACCATTGTTAAGGCTATGAAAAATTTTTCTCATCCCGGAGAAAGTTCCAAACAACTCACTGACATTAACAAAGCCATAACAACTACCCTGGCTGTAGCTCGAAACGAATGGAAATATGCAGCGGAAGTTGACCTTCAATTTGAAGACATCCCCATGATTATGACTCTTCAGGGAGATATTAACCAAGTACTTCTTAACATGATTGTCAACGCGGCTCACGCTATACGGGACAAACAGGAAATCACAGGTAAGAAAGGGGAGATAACCATTGTTACAACTAAAAAAGATGACTTCATTACAATAGAAATTACCGATAACGGAGCGGGCATTCCTCCTGAAGTCTTAGATAATATTTTTGATCCGTTCTTTACCACTAAAAAAGTGGGAGAAGGCACAGGACAAGGTCTAGCCATCGTTCATGATATAATTGTGAGCAAACACGGTGGAAGCATTGATGTAGATTCTAAGCTGGGGGTAGGAACAACTTTCATCATCCACCTTCCCTTAACAGCAACCACATAACAAATAAGACGCCTAAAAAAACAGGAATAAGCGGATGGAAAAAGCCAGAATTCTATTTGTGGACGATGAAATAAATTTACTAAAATCTGT is part of the Maridesulfovibrio ferrireducens genome and harbors:
- a CDS encoding PAS domain-containing sensor histidine kinase, whose amino-acid sequence is MSEGQENLIIELRSIIGRLEAVLSSIDEALLWTDEDGKAKWCNDSFAKLIGLKRIFIMGKSVTDIFHLCLRGQMLPNEAHPLYLALSHKNSQQGDFTFGPSDIPLFIKVQYLDMKESPPSTIMLVRDSSQEKELEEFRLQGAALAAAADAIVILDINGRVHWINKAFTRMTGYKFDEIYGKTLSLIKSGMQSKDFYHNLWETILSGSSWSGELVNRRKSGEFYHEYQTVTPVTNSKGKVTNFIAIKNDITEKKLAQKALENREAKLSALFNGIIDAIVTADSAGKIETVNPAAEKIFGYDPGELTGKNVRILVPPELRPDHDSYIKRYLDTRIPRIIGIGQEREAVRKDGSRFPIELSITEIVTDDATMFTGIVRDISERKRQEKELSLLNEKLEQRVQERTIDLENKTLELMEEVAERKRAEMQIRQSSELLLSLLDGISAAFIILNLEKRTIVEINGVAENMFGISRNKILNKNCDQIFKAQGSSLETVCPDSIEGETLSETYIINATGATLPVSRHVLPITVKERPHLALILFDITARKNLERKLVRAQKLESIGRLAAGIAHEINTPIQYIGDSVQFIKEAFDDFLKLSEIEGKILDSCRELEGFEEIMNKRDKVAEDEDTDFIMNEIPEACTRALEGVGRVATIVKAMKNFSHPGESSKQLTDINKAITTTLAVARNEWKYAAEVDLQFEDIPMIMTLQGDINQVLLNMIVNAAHAIRDKQEITGKKGEITIVTTKKDDFITIEITDNGAGIPPEVLDNIFDPFFTTKKVGEGTGQGLAIVHDIIVSKHGGSIDVDSKLGVGTTFIIHLPLTATT